Proteins encoded by one window of Taeniopygia guttata chromosome 1A, bTaeGut7.mat, whole genome shotgun sequence:
- the LOC100223967 gene encoding carboxypeptidase A2, with protein sequence MKLILIFSALIGASLCLETFVGHQVLRIKTKNEEEVKQLQFLESLEHLKLDFWINPSASALPVDVRVPAVSVQSVKAFLESQGIEYSILIENLQDVLDKEKQDMAESAQRQRSTTFDFGAYHTLDDINAELDNLASEYSFVQKIQIGQSYEKRPLYVLKFSTGGSNRPAIWLDAGIHSREWVTHASALWIANKIASDYGTDQSITSLLDKMDLFLLPVTNPDGYVYTHTTNRMWRKTRSKIPGSICVGVDPNRNWDAGFGGPGASNNPCSDSYHGPRANSEVEVKSVVDFIKNHGNFKAFLTLHSYSQLLMYPYGYKCTRPNDYAELESLGRAAASSIRSLYGTTFQVGTICQTIYQASGGSIDWSYDNGIKYSFAFELRDTGRYGFLLPATQIVPTARETWLGLKKIMEHVRDNSS encoded by the exons ATGAAGCTGATTTTGATCTTCAGTGCCCTCATCGGGGCTTCCCTGTGCCTGGAAACCTTCGTTGG GCACCAGGTTCTCCGAATCAAGACCAAAAATGAGGAGGAGGTCAAGCAGCTGCAGTTTCTGGAATCGCTGGAACACCTGAAG ctGGATTTCTGGATCAATCCCTCTGCCTCAGCCCTCCCCGTGGATGTGAGAGTTCCTGCTGTCAGTGTCCAGTCGGTGAAAGCCTTCCTGGAATCCCAGGGGATTGAATATTCCATCCTGATTGAAAACCTGCAG GATGTTCTGGATAAAGAAAAGCAAGACATGGCTGAGAGTGCCCAAAGGCAGCGCAGCACCACCTTTGACTTTGGTGCTTACCACACTCTGGATGAT ATTAATGCAGAACTGGACAATCTTGCATCTGAGTACAGCTTTGTGCAAAAGATCCAGATCGGGCAATCCTACGAAAAGCGGCCTCTGTACGTGCTGAAG TTCAGCACCGGAGGCTCCAACCGCCCGGCGATCTGGCTCGACGCCGGCATCCACTCCCGCGAGTGGGTCACCCACGCCAGCGCCCTGTGGATCGCCAACAAG ATTGCCTCTGACTATGGAACAGATCAGTCCATCACCTCCCTGCTGGACAAGATGGATCTTTTCCTGCTGCCGGTCACCAACCCTGACGGATATGTGTACACTCACACCACG AACCGCATGTGGAGGAAAACCCGCTCCAAGATTCCCGGCAGCATCTGCGTCGGAGTTGATCCCAACAGGAACTGGGATGCAGGTTTTGGAG GTCCTGGAGCCAGTAACAACCCCTGCTCCGACTCCTACCACGGGCCCAGGGCCAACTCCGAGGTGGAAGTGAAATCTGTTGTCGACTTCATCAAGAATCACGGAAACTTCAAGGCCTTCCTGACCCTCCACAGTTATTCCCAGCTCCTGATGTATCCCTATGGATACAAATGCACCAGGCCAAACGATTATGCTGAGCTG GAATCtctgggaagagctgctgccagttCCATCCGCTCCCTCTACGGCACCACCTTTCAAGTGGGCACCATTTGCCAAACCATCT aCCAAGCCAGTGGAGGCAGCATTGACTGGAGCTATGACAATGGGATCAAATATTCCTTTGCCTTCGAGCTGCGGGACACGGGGCGCTACGGATTCCTGCTGCCCGCCACCCAGATCGTCCCCACTGCCAGGGAGACCTGGCTGGGCCTGAAGAAAATCATGGAGCATGTGAGGGACAACTCCTCctga